The sequence CACAAACCCATTCACTTCTAAATTAATGCGATGCCTGGGCAACCTCTAGAAAAATCTACGTTCGCCGGTGGCTTTCAACGCTTCACTTTAGATTGATCAATTATCTCAACTCCAAGCTCTTTTCTCCTGGCGAAAAGTCAGAAATCCAGGTAATACAGACATCTCAAGCGCACTCTGGGACTAAATGTACCattctcacttttttttaattgattaatttCAGGATATGATTATGAGATTACCAAAGAATCTTTGCCCTCAAGCGACAATTTTGAAGAATACATAAAAACAGAGCTGCATTCTTCGGAAGAACTCCGACATACTTTTTCGCCAGACAAAACTTCAAGCTTCTTCCAGGGAGAGTGAAGTAGGCGTGTGCCAAGAAAGACGTGTTGTTTTCCATCTGCCagattggaaaatttttaaatttcagttgaaattcCAATTGCCTCACATTCGTTTCCAGTTTCAAGTTTTACTAGGATTCGCGGCTCCGGAAGATCGGAAAGGATGGCAAGCGGAATGATGATGGAGCTATCTGCTAGAACAGCTGCTGGAGATAACCCAGTCTTATCCGATAACGGatcaaaactacactataaggggttgcgccaAATGAGTGTGCAGAGAGTTGCAGGCTGTCAACAGAGAACATTTGGTCCTACAAGAACCTCAACTCAAGTAAGTAGATCATGCAACCCTTTCGCTTCCAATCATATTTTCTATGACAGAAAGCTTAAAAAGTATGACTTGGTGATTGTGAATTAGATTGTCAATCTTTTTACTCTACCATGGCTCGATTTGATGAAAGTTAAGAGCAGCGTACTTTTTCGATTCAGGTAGTTTTTCATACAACATATTTAGTAAGGCTTTCGGCTCATCTAAAAATACAATTAGTCAGTTTTCAACATTCCGTGGCTATTCTTATTTAGTTTTAAGGCTCCGTTCACTTGTAACAGCACATATTTTTGATCACTTATGGTTCATACTTTGAATGATCTTTAAGATCCGATACCTAACGAGTATTTTATGATGCAATGtaaatgcagtttttttaatataattttgacAGTAGCCAGTCATCCTTCGGACAAAAAGGATGTAGTTTTATACCTAGTTGAAATACGTGAATAATAAGTGACGTTGACAATTGTAAAATAACACCTAGGTAATGGtaaaagatttcaattttatccGATTTGTCCATGTTTGAATATTGCATGTGAGGTAGACTTGTTTAGAACTAGTATCCGCTACGTTATGTCTCATCttcattttttatgattatcaaCAGTTTCAGATCATTTAGCCTTAAGATTATTCTAATGTAGCCAAATGTTCAATAAATAGCACTAATCGCTCTTTTAAACTTTTGGCATCGGAAATTCGATTGGGTGCGGCGAGTTTGACGCTGCCTCGATGGAATTTCCGTCAAATTGATAGACCATGTACTTCGGATTGAAATCAAGCCATCCAACAGCTGGAGCTTCTCCTTCCTTTTTCTTTCCATTGTTCACTGGGTTTACATGCATCGCTTCTTCGAAAGTTGGTGGAGctataatttaaatttgggTATTACATTTCTGAGAAATCTTCTAATATTTCACAAGGATCTTACGAAGGTCTGCTGAAAACTGACGAGGCAATAGAGGAGCTGTTGGACCAATTGATGACACATCAGGGTTCGGTGGCGCGAATGGCATAGGTTGTGTTATCATCATTGGCATTGGCTGAGTTGCCACTGGAGATACATTAGTGGCAGATTGGTACCCAGGAACGGCAGTGTTGGCCAGAGGTATAGTTCCTATTGTTATAGGGAAGTCGAGTGTCGGATCAAATGATAATCCCGTTACTCCAATCTCGAGTTGGATTGCGTAAGTAACGGTCATAAGATTACAAACCAGTGTTGTTGGAGGACAGGAAGGAATTTTCAACAACTGTTCAAATGTTGTTTCCTCGCGAGGTCCAATGCCATCGTATTTAACTGAGGCCACAACGGTTTCAGTGGATTTTTCTTTTATGCGCGGCTGTTCACATTTGAACACGTCTGTTCGAATGAGATTCGCTGTGAAACCATAAACTGATCTGCTGCTTTGATTATTAACATTATATTTAATGGCCACAGTTTGTCCAGGAACGTATCCAGCAATTGGTATTTCGGCCGCCATGAACAAGGGGTCAGAACTACAGGGGAAACAACAGAATATCTTGTTCTTTTCAACTTTAACTGGATGACAGATGTCTTGAGAATTGTCATTCAAATCCAGATGCCTCAGCACAGTGAAGGATACTGTATGTGTATTATCAAACTTCCAGGGTCTTTCCAGAGTTAGTTTGACCGAGTAACGTACGTGTCCCCATTGACCTTCAATTGAAGTAGCCAACGTGGGTGGAAGAGGGCATGAAAACGGATAAGAATGGTGCCCTGGCTGAAGTTCGAAGGCTGGACCATTTTTGGCTCCTGCTAAATATAACGTTATGTCCAAGTATTCCTCGCGGCCTGTGTAATGAGCTGTTGGTCTATTATTGTCGGTACCAGATTTTTTAGGCCAACTGACTTCGCAATATCCTTTGAAATGTACGAAAATTCCTATAAtgtatcaatgaaaaaaaaaaattatatttatataaTTCCCTTGTTCTGGGTGAATTCTAAAAGAAAACATATAAGATCCAAAAGTACTAAGGTCAGCTAATTTTTAATGAGCAATCATTTCTCTAATAACTTATGAATTAAAAGATGGACAAAAAATTTCCTATTTTTTAATGGGTTCACTTTTTCAagcactgaaaaaaaactgtccatGCAGCATCAATCATAGTATAGCCCATGAGtcagcagaaaaaaatcgaaaaatctcCAAAAGAGTCTTCACacaatttggttgaaaaaaatggaagatgTTTTGATAAAGAAAACGAATGACCTCTCAtggaaaatttacagaatttaagtgtaagttttggttttttttaaatcaccatccgaaaaaaaattcaatttttgtaatgcATACGCTATGATATCTGTTGAGAAATGACTGTTCAAAATATCCAGAataagaaaagtgaaaaatcataaaaaagttttacCTGCGACCTTTTTAACCTTTGTCAGGTTCAGCTCCACAGAGCCGGTCAAAGTCTGACCGGCGAAAAATACTCCAGAAGAATTTCCATCGAATCGGATATCATATTCCGAagccatgattttttaaaaaaaaggggtGGTCTAAAATGTAAAGTAATATACTGAATTAATTCATTAGTTTTGTTATCTAAACGTTGAGGACAGATGGAGCTTTAAACAGCTGAAGGAACGAACCtctttctacatttttttatgaatcattaaaaaaaatcaaacttccaATCCTTTTTTTCAAGTGTTGGGTGCACGCCTGCATAAATTTGataataagaaataaattatcaaaCCTCAACCCTTTGAGTTCTCCTTCAACAGAGTTGTAGGATTGATGCAGGTACTCTATAAAATAGTTGCAAGAGTTATGCCAAAGTGATTAAATCCAACCAACCCAGCAGAACAAAGGGAAACTAACTAAGGACACCTCCTTCGGACTCGATGAAGACCATGACCCTCACCAACTTGATCAAAGCTTTTGAGTAGAAATAGATTCTGCGTCTACAAAACAATctctttcaaacaaattttccccATGTTTAAATACATTCCCTGACTACCTGCCCTCTAAAATCTATATTTGAAgtacattgaattttaaaaagcttttcaagATACCCCAAAAAGCCTTTTTTGGTAGACGGATATTACTAAGCGTTATAGTTTCTTCTGGCGACAATCTCAATTGTTCGGCTTTGGCCCATCTATTGGCCGTGGCGAACTCCCTGCTGTTCTCAGCAGCTCGTTTTCGTCGTCCTTATGATATGTCAAGTATTTTGGATTAAACTTTTTCCAATCAACCGTACAGATCTCGGCTCCTTCTTCTGTCGGAATGTTCACTCTGGCGCCATTATTCGTTGCCTCTCGGTAGCTTGGAGGagctataatttaaatttttttctagttga is a genomic window of Uranotaenia lowii strain MFRU-FL unplaced genomic scaffold, ASM2978415v1 HiC_scaffold_205, whole genome shotgun sequence containing:
- the LOC129759611 gene encoding arrestin domain-containing protein 3-like isoform X4; this translates as MASEYDIRFDGNSSGVFFAGQTLTGSVELNLTKVKKVAGIFVHFKGYCEVSWPKKSGTDNNRPTAHYTGREEYLDITLYLAGAKNGPAFELQPGHHSYPFSCPLPPTLATSIEGQWGHVRYSVKLTLERPWKFDNTHTVSFTVLRHLDLNDNSQDICHPVKVEKNKIFCCFPCSSDPLFMAAEIPIAGYVPGQTVAIKYNVNNQSSRSVYGFTANLIRTDVFKCEQPRIKEKSTETVVASVKYDGIGPREETTFEQLLKIPSCPPTTLVCNLMTVTYAIQLEIGVTGLSFDPTLDFPITIGTIPLANTAVPGYQSATNVSPVATQPMPMMITQPMPFAPPNPDVSSIGPTAPLLPRQFSADLPPPTFEEAMHVNPVNNGKKKEGEAPAVGWLDFNPKYMVYQFDGNSIEAASNSPHPIEFPMPKV